One Pseudonocardia abyssalis DNA segment encodes these proteins:
- a CDS encoding MCE family protein, with protein MITRATKIQLVAFLLLTVLGVGYTGFRYAGFGDVLGTTTYPVTMRLADSGGIFTGADVTYRGVSVGRVGALTLTPQGVDVQLDVERSAPDIPVDVDAAVRNLSAIGEQYVDLQPASDGGPLLEDGSVIPVDRTSTPVPVEELVVGVDDLARSVPLQSLQTVVSELGTAFDGTAGPLQRILATTDAFSEDAVEALPQTLDLLRDGRTVLTTQNEVSGSFQNFSADLALLAEQLRTSDPDLRRLLETAPEASEQITGLLRESGPGLSTLISDLLTVARVAEPRQAGLRQLLVTYPAFASVAYTVAPGDGTAHLGLAVNLFDPYPCTQGYEGTQRRSGIEIEDTPANADAYCAEPPGSPISVRGAQNVPRAETPMPPKDAPVGPPSGGVFAGTAPVGSETPLSSPAQILTGLLP; from the coding sequence ATGATCACGCGGGCCACGAAGATCCAGCTGGTGGCGTTCCTGCTGCTCACCGTGCTCGGCGTCGGGTACACCGGCTTCCGGTACGCGGGCTTCGGCGACGTCCTCGGCACCACGACCTACCCCGTGACGATGCGGCTCGCCGACTCCGGCGGCATCTTCACCGGCGCCGACGTCACCTACCGCGGCGTCTCCGTCGGTCGGGTCGGGGCGCTGACGCTCACGCCCCAGGGCGTGGACGTGCAGCTCGACGTCGAGCGGAGCGCCCCGGACATCCCCGTCGACGTCGACGCGGCCGTCCGGAACCTCTCCGCGATCGGCGAGCAGTACGTCGACCTGCAGCCCGCCTCCGACGGCGGGCCGCTGCTCGAGGACGGGTCGGTCATCCCCGTCGACCGCACCTCGACACCGGTGCCGGTGGAGGAGCTCGTCGTCGGCGTCGACGACCTGGCCCGCTCGGTCCCCCTGCAGTCGCTGCAGACCGTGGTCTCCGAGCTCGGCACGGCGTTCGACGGCACCGCGGGCCCGCTGCAGCGGATCCTCGCCACCACCGATGCGTTCAGCGAGGACGCCGTCGAGGCGCTGCCGCAGACCCTCGACCTGCTGCGCGACGGGCGCACCGTGCTCACCACGCAGAACGAGGTGTCCGGGTCGTTCCAGAACTTCAGTGCCGACCTGGCGCTGCTGGCCGAGCAGCTCAGGACCTCCGACCCGGACCTGCGGCGTCTGCTGGAGACCGCCCCGGAGGCCTCCGAGCAGATCACCGGGCTCCTGCGCGAGAGCGGTCCGGGGCTGTCCACGCTGATCTCCGACCTGCTCACCGTCGCCCGCGTCGCCGAGCCGCGCCAGGCGGGCCTGCGGCAGCTGCTGGTGACCTACCCGGCCTTCGCCTCGGTCGCCTACACGGTCGCCCCCGGCGACGGCACCGCGCACCTCGGCCTCGCGGTCAACCTGTTCGACCCCTACCCGTGCACGCAGGGGTACGAGGGCACCCAGCGGCGCTCCGGCATCGAGATCGAGGACACCCCGGCGAACGCCGACGCGTACTGCGCGGAACCCCCCGGTAGCCCGATCTCGGTGCGCGGGGCGCAGAATGTCCCGCGGGCGGAGACCCCCATGCCGCCCAAGGACGCCCCGGTCGGACCGCCGTCGGGCGGTGTGTTCGCCGGCACGGCGCCGGTCGGCTCGGAGACCCCGCTGAGCAGCCCGGCCCAGATCCTCACCGGCCTGCTCCCCTAG
- a CDS encoding nuclear transport factor 2 family protein, whose amino-acid sequence MPARRRTIPSPATRRPKVAGTAAPGRPETDGEGPTLTGVRGPRPPASVAARVRTQPAGPVADAPVADAPSDAAVADAPAGPAGDPASVDPAEPTTGADPATTPRGRRRSRPAAGSGDPAEPTGTGRGAAVLSRLRTMPVLAALLVVLVALSVFFGIATAALRSSPSAANTALTDLTATSEVSTQLGDALELLYSYDFARLDENERAARDVITEGFTPEFDRLFTQVRELAPQQQAVVSAVVTVSAVQSIEGDTAVLVAFMDQQASTAASTEQVAAAGRLTVTGERVDGRWRIASVESR is encoded by the coding sequence ATGCCCGCACGCCGCCGCACGATCCCCAGTCCCGCCACCCGCCGTCCGAAGGTCGCGGGCACCGCGGCCCCCGGCCGTCCCGAGACCGACGGCGAAGGCCCCACTCTCACCGGGGTCCGCGGGCCCCGGCCCCCGGCATCCGTCGCGGCCCGCGTCCGGACGCAGCCGGCGGGCCCGGTCGCCGACGCCCCGGTCGCCGACGCCCCCAGCGACGCAGCGGTCGCCGACGCACCGGCCGGTCCCGCCGGGGACCCGGCGTCGGTCGACCCGGCGGAGCCCACGACGGGGGCCGACCCCGCGACCACTCCCCGCGGCCGTCGCAGGTCACGGCCCGCCGCAGGATCCGGCGACCCCGCCGAGCCCACCGGTACCGGCCGCGGGGCCGCCGTGCTCTCCCGCCTGCGCACCATGCCCGTGCTCGCCGCGCTGCTGGTCGTCCTCGTCGCCCTGTCGGTGTTCTTCGGGATCGCCACCGCGGCGCTGCGGAGCTCCCCGTCGGCGGCGAACACGGCCCTGACCGACCTCACGGCGACGTCGGAGGTGAGCACCCAGCTCGGCGACGCGCTGGAGCTGCTCTACTCCTACGACTTCGCCCGCCTCGACGAGAACGAGCGCGCGGCCCGCGACGTCATCACCGAGGGCTTCACGCCGGAGTTCGACCGCCTGTTCACCCAGGTCCGCGAGCTCGCCCCGCAGCAGCAGGCGGTCGTCTCGGCGGTCGTCACGGTCTCCGCGGTGCAATCGATCGAGGGTGACACCGCGGTGCTCGTCGCGTTCATGGACCAGCAGGCCAGCACCGCGGCCTCGACGGAGCAGGTCGCCGCGGCGGGCCGCCTCACCGTCACCGGTGAGCGCGTCGACGGCCGCTGGAGGATCGCCTCGGTCGAGAGCCGCTGA
- the rplJ gene encoding 50S ribosomal protein L10, translated as MARSDKVAAVDEIASRFRGASASVVTEYRGLSMTQLIALRRALGNDTTYRVAKNTLVKRAAEDAGVSGIESLLVGPTAIAFINGEPSEAAKAIRDFAKDNKALIVKGGYMDGRALTVAEVASLADLESREVLLAKLAGAMKANLSKAAGLFAAPASQVARLAQALADKRAEEGGEAPAAATDDAAADADTTEAPADAES; from the coding sequence ATGGCTCGATCCGACAAGGTCGCTGCGGTCGACGAGATCGCCAGCCGGTTCCGGGGCGCGTCCGCCTCGGTCGTCACCGAGTACCGCGGCCTCAGCATGACCCAGCTGATCGCCCTGCGGCGCGCTCTGGGCAACGACACCACCTACCGCGTCGCCAAGAACACCCTGGTGAAGCGGGCGGCGGAGGATGCCGGAGTCAGCGGCATCGAGTCGCTGCTCGTCGGCCCGACGGCCATCGCGTTCATCAACGGCGAGCCGTCGGAGGCCGCGAAGGCCATCCGCGACTTCGCCAAGGACAACAAGGCCCTGATCGTCAAGGGCGGCTACATGGACGGTCGCGCCCTGACCGTCGCCGAGGTCGCCTCGCTCGCCGACCTGGAGTCGCGCGAGGTCCTGCTGGCCAAGCTGGCCGGCGCGATGAAGGCCAACCTGTCCAAGGCCGCCGGTCTGTTCGCCGCTCCGGCGTCGCAGGTCGCGCGCCTGGCGCAGGCGCTCGCCGACAAGCGTGCGGAGGAGGGTGGCGAGGCCCCGGCCGCCGCCACCGATGACGCCGCCGCCGACGCCGACACCACCGAGGCCCCGGCCGACGCCGAGAGCTGA
- the rplL gene encoding 50S ribosomal protein L7/L12 gives MAKLSTDELLEAFKDLTLIELSEFVKKFEETFDVTAAAPVAVAAAGGAAAAAPAEEEKDEFNVVLDAAGDKKIQVIKVVRELVSGLGLKEAKDLVEAAPKSVLEGVDKAAAEAAKTKLEEAGAKVSLS, from the coding sequence ATGGCGAAGCTGTCCACCGACGAGCTGCTCGAGGCCTTCAAGGACCTCACCCTCATCGAGCTGTCGGAGTTCGTGAAGAAGTTCGAGGAGACCTTCGACGTCACCGCGGCCGCCCCGGTCGCCGTCGCCGCCGCCGGCGGTGCCGCTGCCGCCGCCCCCGCCGAGGAGGAGAAGGACGAGTTCAACGTCGTCCTCGACGCCGCCGGTGACAAGAAGATCCAGGTCATCAAGGTCGTCCGCGAGCTCGTCTCGGGCCTGGGCCTCAAGGAGGCCAAGGACCTCGTCGAGGCCGCCCCCAAGTCGGTGCTCGAGGGCGTCGACAAGGCTGCCGCCGAGGCCGCCAAGACCAAGCTCGAGGAGGCCGGCGCGAAGGTCAGCCTGAGCTGA
- a CDS encoding AMP-binding protein gives MTPAAESTIYGSKPWLARYAAGQPSSITVEFDSALDMFRAAVERDPDGDIIRYFDGRITLRELDGLTDAFAAAIVDAGFTAGERVAVYLQNVPQFLIAQIGAWKAGGIAVSINPMNKERELTELLTDSGATVLVCLESLHRDVAAKVVPGTAVRTVITTSELEYQTRDDPRIFTGVERIACEGTLDMAQTLERFAGQAPPAVVLGPDDIAFLTYTSGTTGPPKGAMTTHRNVVFNAQTYRDWVGLTSDDVVLGVAPLFHITGLIAHIAISLLIGAPLVLMYRLDPAVTIETIRDEQATFTVGSITVFIALMNSPAAEKDALATLTKILSGGAPIPPSTVKAFASTFGHYIHNVYGLTETTSPSHGTPFGSEGPVDEASGALSVGVPVYDTVVQIVDDQGDDLPVGEIGELVTTGPQVVVGYWNKPEETAKALPGGSLHTGDVGYMDADGWFYIVDRKKDQINAGGYKVWPREVEDVLYEHEAVREAAVVGVPDEYRGESVKAFVSLRPGRSVTEAELIAFAKERMAAYKYPRAIEFLDEIPKTVTGKLLRRELRGR, from the coding sequence ATGACGCCCGCCGCCGAGTCGACGATCTACGGTTCGAAGCCCTGGCTGGCCCGCTACGCGGCCGGTCAGCCCTCGTCGATCACGGTCGAGTTCGACAGCGCGCTGGACATGTTCCGGGCCGCCGTCGAGCGCGACCCGGACGGCGACATCATCCGGTACTTCGACGGCCGCATCACCCTGCGCGAGCTCGACGGCCTCACCGACGCGTTCGCCGCGGCGATCGTCGACGCCGGGTTCACCGCGGGCGAGCGGGTGGCCGTCTACCTGCAGAACGTGCCGCAGTTCCTGATCGCGCAGATCGGGGCCTGGAAGGCCGGCGGCATCGCCGTGTCGATCAACCCGATGAACAAGGAGCGGGAGCTCACCGAACTGCTCACCGACTCCGGCGCGACCGTGCTCGTCTGCCTGGAGAGCCTGCACCGCGACGTCGCGGCGAAGGTCGTGCCGGGCACCGCGGTCCGCACGGTGATCACCACCTCGGAGCTGGAGTACCAGACCCGCGACGACCCCCGGATCTTCACCGGGGTCGAGCGGATCGCGTGCGAGGGCACCCTGGACATGGCGCAGACGCTGGAGCGGTTCGCCGGACAGGCCCCGCCCGCGGTGGTTCTGGGTCCGGACGACATCGCGTTCCTGACCTACACCTCCGGCACCACGGGCCCGCCCAAGGGTGCGATGACGACCCACCGCAACGTGGTCTTCAACGCGCAGACCTACCGCGACTGGGTCGGCCTGACCAGCGACGACGTCGTGCTCGGCGTCGCCCCGCTGTTCCACATCACCGGCCTGATCGCGCACATCGCGATCTCGCTGCTGATCGGTGCGCCGCTGGTGCTCATGTACCGGCTCGACCCGGCCGTCACGATCGAGACGATCCGGGACGAGCAGGCGACCTTCACGGTCGGCTCGATCACGGTGTTCATCGCGCTGATGAACTCCCCCGCGGCCGAGAAGGACGCGCTGGCGACGCTGACCAAGATCCTGTCCGGTGGGGCCCCCATCCCGCCGTCCACGGTGAAGGCGTTCGCATCGACGTTCGGGCACTACATCCACAACGTCTACGGCCTCACCGAGACGACGTCCCCGAGCCACGGCACGCCGTTCGGCTCGGAGGGTCCGGTCGACGAGGCGTCCGGCGCGCTGAGCGTCGGCGTGCCGGTCTACGACACCGTGGTCCAGATCGTCGACGACCAGGGCGACGACCTCCCGGTCGGCGAGATCGGCGAGCTGGTCACCACCGGCCCGCAGGTCGTCGTGGGGTACTGGAACAAGCCCGAGGAGACCGCCAAGGCGCTGCCCGGCGGCTCGTTGCACACCGGCGACGTGGGTTACATGGACGCCGACGGCTGGTTCTACATCGTCGACCGCAAGAAGGACCAGATCAACGCGGGCGGCTACAAGGTCTGGCCGCGCGAGGTCGAGGACGTCCTCTACGAGCACGAGGCCGTCCGGGAGGCGGCCGTCGTCGGAGTGCCGGACGAGTACCGCGGCGAGAGCGTCAAGGCGTTCGTCAGCCTGCGTCCGGGGAGGTCGGTGACGGAAGCGGAACTCATCGCGTTCGCGAAGGAGCGGATGGCGGCATACAAGTACCCGCGGGCGATCGAGTTCCTCGACGAGATCCCCAAGACCGTGACGGGCAAGCTGCTGCGGCGCGAGCTGCGCGGGCGGTAG
- a CDS encoding cyclase family protein: MSDAPAMRDLLGADAPSNWGKWGPDDELGALNYLDAGEVLRGIRHVKSGETFTLQIQMGRTDGPGDPLWPGREGIKRKNELDEGTWDGEGAPAFPGGLHYADDTAHIFLQGSTQYDALGHVWYDGKLWNGYDARSTIDAMQKASVLPIAEKGIVGRGVLIDMARHRGKDYLDKGETFDHTDLEAAAAAQGVTIEPHDILCVRTGWMKYWYELNDPAAFYDGFKEPGLTYSRELVQWFQDREVPNLVTDTIANEVTYEPETGVALPLHCALMRNLGVTLTEIAWLDDLADACAADGRWSFLYVAAPLKVVNGTGAPVNPIAIR, translated from the coding sequence ATGTCCGACGCCCCCGCCATGCGCGATCTACTGGGCGCCGACGCCCCGTCCAACTGGGGCAAGTGGGGTCCGGACGACGAGCTCGGGGCTCTGAACTACCTCGACGCCGGCGAGGTGCTCCGCGGCATCCGGCACGTGAAGTCGGGCGAGACCTTCACGCTGCAGATCCAGATGGGCCGCACCGACGGCCCCGGCGACCCGCTGTGGCCCGGCCGCGAGGGCATCAAGCGCAAGAACGAGCTCGACGAGGGCACCTGGGACGGCGAGGGCGCACCGGCGTTCCCCGGCGGCCTGCACTACGCCGACGACACCGCGCACATCTTCCTGCAGGGCTCCACCCAGTACGACGCGCTGGGCCACGTCTGGTACGACGGCAAGCTGTGGAACGGCTACGACGCCCGCTCCACGATCGACGCGATGCAGAAGGCCTCGGTGCTCCCGATCGCCGAGAAGGGGATCGTCGGCCGCGGCGTCCTCATCGACATGGCCCGACACCGCGGCAAGGACTACCTCGACAAGGGCGAGACGTTCGACCACACCGACCTCGAGGCGGCCGCGGCGGCCCAGGGCGTCACCATCGAGCCGCACGACATCCTCTGCGTCCGCACCGGCTGGATGAAGTACTGGTACGAGCTCAACGACCCGGCCGCGTTCTACGACGGCTTCAAGGAGCCGGGCCTGACCTACTCCCGCGAGCTCGTGCAGTGGTTCCAGGACCGTGAGGTACCCAACCTCGTCACCGACACCATCGCCAACGAGGTCACCTACGAGCCGGAGACCGGCGTCGCGCTCCCCCTGCACTGCGCCCTGATGCGCAACCTGGGCGTCACCCTCACCGAGATCGCCTGGCTCGACGACCTCGCCGACGCCTGCGCCGCCGACGGACGCTGGAGCTTCCTCTACGTCGCCGCGCCATTGAAGGTCGTCAACGGGACGGGTGCGCCGGTGAACCCGATCGCGATCCGATGA